A region from the Aegilops tauschii subsp. strangulata cultivar AL8/78 chromosome 5, Aet v6.0, whole genome shotgun sequence genome encodes:
- the LOC109775123 gene encoding transcription factor PHYTOCHROME INTERACTING FACTOR-LIKE 13: MNQFVPADWSGNMGDALPALSGEDDGLVELLWCGGHVVMQSRAPPRPAVREQEAAPWFQYTVVDEDDYSVERDLFSEIFDGMPADGAGRPCKEEDKQRGAADAVTALRSGVMPPPLLTGKAGLHGDGPRVSLASEAGESSVVTIGSRRVGGGGNQAQTAHVSDAAGDDSVPLPLIRNRKEARDSRSYHSASATLTSSSTWSRPSGTSKRKQSEGPSEVMQDVESNSADVTCETAQKPTTAKRRRAAQVHNLSERRRRDRINEKMRALQELVPHCNKTDKASMLDEAIEYLKSLQLQLQLMWAMGGRMTLAPAPVMFPAGAHQYMQRMAAISSRMPPFTTCAYSSNDPELS, encoded by the exons ATGAACCAGTTCGTCCCGGCAGATTGGAGCGGCAACATGGGAGACGCCCTGCCGGCATTAAG CGGCGAAGACGACGGCCTCGTCGAGCTGCTGTGGTGCGGCGGCCACGTCGTCATGCAGAGCCGGGCGCCGCCAAGGCCGGCGGTGCGCGAGCAGGAGGCGGCGCCGTGGTTCCAGTACACCGTCGTCGACGAAGACGACTACTCGGTCGAGAGGGACCTATTCTCCGAGATCTTCGACGGAATGCCGGCGGATGGTGCAGGCAGGCCGTGCAAGGAGGAGGATAAGCAGCGAGGGGCCGCGGACGCGGTGACCGCGCTCCGAAGCGGGGTgatgccgccgccgctgctgacGGGTAAAGCAGGGTTGCACGGCGACGGCCCGCGCGTCTCGCTGGCGTCAGAGGCCGGCGAGTCCTCTGTGGTCACGATTGGTTCCAGGAGGGTCGGCGGCGGGGGCAACCAGGCCCAGACGGCGCACGTCTCGGATGCCGCCGGCGACGACAGCGTGCCGCTGCCGCTGATCCGCAACCGCAAGGAGGCCAGGGACTCTAGGTCCTACCACAGCGCGTCGGCGACGTTGACCTCGTCGTCGACGTGGTCGAGGCCTTCCGGCACCAGCAAGCGGAAGCAGAGCGAGGGCCCCAGTGAGGTTATGCAGGACGTGGAGTCGAACTCCGCCGACGTGACGTGCGAGACGGCGCAGAAGCCGACGACAGCCAAACGGCGGCGCGCCGCCCAAGTGCACAACCTCTCGGAGAGG AGGAGAAGGGACAGGATCAACGAGAAGATGAGGGCCCTGCAAGAACTCGTACCCCACTGCAACAAA ACGGACAAGGCGTCGATGCTGGACGAGGCGATCGAGTACCTCAAATCGCTGCAGCTGCAGCTGCAGCTGATGTGGGCTATGGGCGGCCGCATGACGCTGGCTCCGGCGCCGGTGATGTTCCCGGCGGGCGCCCACCAGTACATGCAGCGGATGGCCGCCATTAGTTCCCGGATGCCGCCATTCACGACTTGCGCATACAGTTCAAATGACCCAGAATTGAGCTGA